Proteins from one Meriones unguiculatus strain TT.TT164.6M chromosome 10, Bangor_MerUng_6.1, whole genome shotgun sequence genomic window:
- the LOC110545897 gene encoding olfactory receptor 5V1-like gives MTPLEMSNQTHVTEFIFLGFSNHPSLQGLFFLVFLAIYLTTLLGNTLMMMATRVSPALHTPMYYFLSNLSFLDICYTSTTIPIMLVNFFREKKTISYEGCLSQIFFFVTCAGTECVLLAAMAYDRYVAICRPLQYHVLMSVKVCVSLVIGSWLCGLVNSVTHTALTATLTLCGPNQISHFLCDIPLLLKLSCSDTSVNESVLHVASATIGLSPCLFTAGSYILIISAILRIPSAQGRRKAFSTCASHLTVVVVFYGTANFNYDRPREGYSLDMDILVSVLFCVVTPTLNPLIYSLRNKEVKGALRKLAAGCTFPGNNNA, from the coding sequence ATGACTCCGCTTGAAATGAGCAATCAAACCCACGTCACAGAATTCATCTTCCTGGGATTTTCCAACCACCCCAGCCTACAGGGCCTCTTCTTCCTCGTCTTCCTGGCCATTTACCTGACAACGCTCCTGGGGAACACGCTCATGATGATGGCCACCAGGGTCAGCCCGGCTCTCCACACCCCAATGTACTATTTCCTCAGCAACTTGAGCTTCCTGGACATCTGCTACACGTCCACCACCATCCCCATCATGCTGGTGAACTTCTTCAGGGAGAAGAAGACCATCTCCTATGAAGGCTGCCTCTCCCAGATCTTCTTCTTTGTGACGTGTGCTGGAACTGAATGTGTCTTGTTGGCTGCCATGgcttatgaccgctatgtggccatttGCCGCCCCCTTCAGTATCACGTTCTCATGAGTGTGAAGGTCTGTGTCAGCTTGGTGATTGGGTCCTGGCTGTGTGGCTTGGTGAACTCTGTGACTCACACGGCCCTGACAGCCACACTCACTCTGTGTGGCCCCAACCAGATCAGTCACTTTCTCTGTGACATCCCACTGCTCCTGAAGCTCTCCTGCTCAGACACCTCTGTCAATGAGTCTGTGCTCCACGTGGCCAGTGCCACCATCGGCCTGAGCCCCTGCCTGTTCACCGCAGGCTCCTACATTCTCATCATCTCTGCCATTCTGAGGATTCCCTCTGCTCAGGGCAGGAGAAAGGCCTTCTCCACCTGTGCCTCCCACCTCACTGTGGTGGTGGTCTTTTATGGAACAGCCAACTTCAACTATGACAGACCCAGGGAAGGCTACTCCCTGGACATGGACATCTTGGTGTCTGTGCTGTTCTGTGTCGTGACCCCCACGTTGAACCCCCTCATCTACAGCCTGAGAAACAAGGAGGTCAAGGGCGCTCTGAGGAAGCTGGCTGCGGGGTGTACGTTCCCTGGCAATAACAATGCCTAG